In the genome of Arthrobacter alpinus, the window AGGTCGTCGCGATTTGTGCCTCGTGCTAACGCCAACCGAAAGTGGGGCCAGTAGGGCCATTTGAAAATGTACGGTAGGGACACATAGCTAACAGTTCGTTAGCGGGACATTCCTAACATTCTTATTCAGATCAGAGTGGTGAGTGTGAATGATCGTTGTGTTGAAATCTTGTTGACCCCGTCCCGGGAGGGCATCCCAGTATCGGAGGCGTGCCGCCGGCACGGGATCTCTCGACAGAGCTTTTAGGAATATTGTCGCCTGCTGTGGACTGCGGGAATCGCTGGGCTACAGCCCCGGTCTCGGTGTCCGGTTCATTCACCGCGGAAGACCACTTCGGAGGAGGAGTCGTTGAACGTGCGGTTGCGGGTCGATAATCCGCGTTGGGGAGCGAGAGTCCTACGGTCCAATTTCAAACAAGCGGGACTGGATCCTGCGCCGGCTGTATCGACGGTCCATCGCGTCATCGTCCGCCATGCTCTCGTGAGCACGCAGGAAACCCGGGCTCCCAAGACATGGACGCAATTTGAACGTCTGGCCCCGAATGATCTGTGGCCGATTGACGGTACACAGGCCGCTTTATAGGACGGTTCCAAGGCCTGAATCATCGATCTGATCGATGATCATACTCTCTGACCCATCGGCGCCTACGCGGTTCGCGGCGTTACAGCCCTAGTTGTCTGGGCGGCGGTGGAAAAGCCGTTGCCGAGCATGGAGCCCGAGACAGTTAATCAGCGACAAGGGCGGCACTTCCGCTCCCGCAAAGGTAACAAGGCGGTGTTCTTCCAGGAACGACTCACGGCACTAGGTGTAGAGCAACTCCATTCACGCCTTAGTCATCCGAAAAATTGCGGGAAACCGGTACGCGACCATCGCTCAATCAAGGATTACTATGCCGACCACTGGCCAGCCACGACGATCGATGAACTGCAGAAACTCTGCGACACCTTCCGATGCTCCTACAACCTGCAACGGCCCCATCTACCGCTGAACCAAGAAACACCGGGAGCCGCCTACGCCCTGTACAAGAAGGCAACACCGGACGATACCGCCGGATCCGTGAACTACCGCAAACGCAAAATCAACATCGGTCAAGCCCATACCTGACCCACGTTCGCATCATCGAAGGGCCCGACCACAGAACCGACCACTTCGTCGCCACTGGAGAAATCCTCCGCCAACTCACACTCGGACCAGTCGGCACCTATCACGACAGCGGAAGCAAGCGTGGTCGACCCCACAAACCAACCACAACAAACTCGACTGTCAGGCATCTCCCGACAACGCAGTGTCAGGGATGTCCCCGGACCGTACCCCCTCCTAGATGGTTGGGTGCACTGTTTTCAATCGGCAGTCATTGTCCAATTTTCGGTTGGTGTTAACACCCCGGCAACATTCCGAAAAGCCTTGAGGATATGACTGCCCCGAACAGCCGTCTCCTATGATCATTTCCATCCGATCCAGCTCTCGAACCAGACACTGACAGAGAGCCGCCGGCGACTATCTCATCAGGTACGGGTCGTCGTGGCCGGCCCGTAGATCCAGCATGGGCACACCGAATGCTGCTACTGCAGATCAGCGACGCATTCTCAGATCAAGCACGGGCGAAGCTAGAAATCGCCTTCCCACCGACGATCTAATCGGGAAGCTCAATGCAGCTTGGAATGTGCAAGAACAAGTGCGAACACTGCTGCGCGGCGGCTCACTGGAGGACGCCGAGATCGCCAAGGAACACCTTGAATATCTCTTTAAGGGCTCGAATCAGCTCGAGACAACCGGCCTGTGACGGACCGTCTGTCGCTGGTGGAAGGCGGTCGAAGTTCTTATCGTCACCGGTGCCACCACGGGAAAAGTAGAAGCCAACACCGGCATCAAGAGCACGTGACGCGGCTTCGCCAATAGCGCTAACTACACGAATCGTATTAGGCACAGGAGCGCCGTCCGAACAGCAGCGAATCATCCATGACAATAGGGGATTTCACCACGAACCGCGAAGAGCCGGTAACCGGCTCGGAGACCGGCAGCTGAACCAGGCCTCGGATACCATTACCCGAAACCGCGTGAGTTTCGACCCCGACACCCGGGACTATGTCTTACGGCGAGCCCAGCAAGAGAAGACCCGCTGCGAGATCCGCCGCTGTATCAAGTGCATCATTGCCCGGCACCTCTACGGAAAAAACGCCAGCAAGTTTAAACTCAACCCAAAGAAGGCTCGGTTGTCGTTACGGCGAGTCACACCGGGACTAGGTTAATTTTCGGATAGAAATGTCTTCTTGACTCCGCTTCCTAAACATTTCCTTAAATAAAGATAATTGAATTCGAGAAAACTTACGATGAGCAATCCACAAAATTCCAATATATATTATAGTGGCACTAACTAAACCGACACTCATTCGAAGAATCAATGGCATTGCACTCAAGTTCAATATCAAATATGCGCCTGCCGCCCAAAAACTGGCATGAAATGCCGGAAAAACCGCAAGAAACATGTCACGAATAGTCGTTCCCACAAGACGCTTCTGCAAGAAAATAATATATGGCGTAAGTAGTATGCCCGAAATCGTATACCCCCATGCCACGCCCACAATACCTCCTTGTAGGCCGATCAGTATTCCACCGACTTGCACAATCGCTGCAATAATATTAAATCGTAAGTGCGTATTTGCTTTTCCCAAACCAATCAATATTGGCGCATTAACAGCGGTCACTGCCTGCCGAGCCCCTGTAAGCGCTAGGATTTGGAGTACCGGAACTGCACCAGCCCATTGATTTCCTAGAACCAGGTTTACCGAATCCTCAGCAGAGATTGCGATCAGAGCCATCAACGGAAAAGAAACGATTGATATAGAAGATATACTACGGAGCGTAAGAAGAGAAACTCTTTCCAAATCATTTTGGCTGCGAGCCACTGCGGGCAAAAGAACGCGAGTTACGACCTGTCCGACCATTTGAACAGGGGTCAAAAGCACCCGATATGCTAAAGAGTAGAGCGCTAACGCACCACTTCCTAAGATTCTACCGACAACGAGGTTATCAGTGTTTCGGGATGCGACAGAGAACAGATTACCGACAAAAATCTTAATGCCAAACTTGATTGTCCCGTTAAGCTCCACGAATCTCAAGGAAGGTATCGGTGCTCGAGCTGCAATAAGTAGGACGACTGCGACGAACGCATCACTGACTACAAGCTGAATCACAAGAGACCAATAGCCCGCGCCCTGCATGGCGAAAATCAGCCCCAGGAACCCACCCAAAAAAGCGCCAAGAACATCAGCAATTGCAATTGCCCGGAACGCAAAAGTTCGTGTTAGCAGCATTCTAGGCACTATGGCCAGTGCCTTAAATACCAGGCCAGCGCCAAGAACCCAAAGGACTTCAATAAGCTGTGGAGATGAAAAAAACGATGCCACCATCGGAGCTGTGAGGTAAGTAACAAGCATCATGACGGCTGCCAATGTGAGATTAAGCCCCGCGGCTGCAGCAACGACACGCCGAGAGATCCTCGAACGGCTCACCAAGGATGCAGTTAACCCTTGGTCCAGTAGCAACGTAGCAACGACCATGTAAACGTTGGCCTGCGCAACCACCCCATAAGATTCCGGTCCAAGGATTCGCGCCAGAACGAGAGAAAAGACAATCAGTAGCCCTTGTCTACCGACAAGCGACAACGCGTTCCACGCTACCGATTTCTTGGCGGACTTACCTGCGACGTCGTCGTATGAATATTCCGCTATCTTGGTCTTACGACTAATAGCTCGACCAATCACGATTGACTTCTTACGAGCAAATTGGCAGGAAGGACGGAACGATTACGTAGACTCTCAAGTTGGTCAGCCGTTATCACAGGATAACTTTTTCCATCTCTGAATTCAGTGAGCTTCAATTCAATCCAGGCAGGAGTGAAATCCTCGATTAGCACAACGAAATCCCCCAATCCAAGTGAATTAAACAATTCCATTGTTTTGAATTCGTAGGCAACGGCTATCACGGGCGTTCCTGCAACCAAGGCCAATATGGCTAGGTGCATTCTCGTCGTGATAACGAGGTCTACTTCACGGACCATCTGCAATAGTTCAGCCGGTCGGTGAAATTCCTTATCAATACAAACATCTAATCCACGAAATATTTCAGCCGCCAACTTTGAATCATCATATGCGTATGACGGTACTCCCTGGCAAGTCGAAACGGCACGGACTTCCCAGCCGTCTTTTAATAGCATCCTAGCCGCAGACTTCATGGATGAAGAGTAAGTAGTACTATCAAAAGAGTCTTGGTCTACTCCTCTCGACCACTCTCGAACGGAAATAAATGCTTTTGATCGGTTCGATCCTCTAGTCGCCCGTTCGCCCCGACTGAACGAAAAGACGGCGTCAGCCACAACCTGGCCTCTCGGAGCTTCAGGATTTGCGCCAGTCCAAGCCAGCATAGACTTCTCGTCGCGAAAATATACCGCTTGAGTAACCGCAGCTATCTCGCGGATTTGGCTAAGCGCTCTTTGACTCTTGAACGGTCCCATTGACTGCGTCCAGAGGACAACTTGACAGTCTAGTGCCTCAGCCAACTTGAGTTCTTGGACTCTGGGATCAAAATTGTAATGATCAACCAAGTAAGTTCCACCACTGCTAATAAGATAATCAATTCCCTGCAGGGCGTGCCAACTTTTTACAAAACCGCTGTCGCGAAGTATGGGAAGTTTGAATATAGATACGACGATCTTGTTTGAATTAGCGAGTCGATTCACTGCTCTGCGACGCAAACTCTGGAGCACGTTTCGTACTCTGCCAGAAAATCGAGGTGGAGAAACAGTAAGCTGCTGATAAATCGTCCATTCCGGATACAGTTTCGAGGTAACTGAAGCATTCGAATCAAAGACTATAACATCCTTTCGATTCGCAATCCCTGATTCTTCGAGAGCAATAAGTATGCCCTCATAGATCGCCGCGTCGCCGGTATTGGAAAGGACAGCATTTGTTACGGCAATTCTCATTTGAATCCCTATTTTTTCGATTTTGACTGATTTCTTAGATGGTAAAGTCTTGGTAATACGAAATAGTTTTAGAAAAGCTCGTCGTAAATCCGCTCAAGCTCCTCCGTCTGTTTAACGAGATCAAAGTTCTTCCTAACAAATTCCGCCCCATTAGTTCCCAGCTGTTGGGCAAAACCAGCATCGTTTAAAACTGCATGCATGCGTTCTGAGAGGCCCAAAACATCATGTTCGTCGACTAACAATCCTTGTGAATCAGTTGGTATTGCCTCGGGGATTCCCGAATGAAACGTCGAAATAACAGGGGTTCCGGAACTCATTGCTTCGAGAATCGATATCGGTAGTCCCTCTCGGTCACCGTTTCCGGCGGTCACGCTCGGTAGGACAAATGCCGCGCTACGTTTCAACATGCCCCTGACTTCGACATTTGATAGAGGTCCGTGGAATATTGTTTGACGCGAAATGCCTAGGTTGCGAGCTTGTTCCTCGAGTGAAGCTCGGAGTGGCCCGTCACCAACAATATCCAAGACTGAGTCAGGATTCCGAGAAGAAATTTTCGCGAACGCGTGTAGCAGGTTCGACGTACCCTTCTTTTCAACAAGGCGTGCAACATGAATGAAACGCGCTTCACGCACAGAATTACTAAATGCAAATTTCTGAGTATCAATCCCGATGTAATGAGTAACAATGTTTTCTTCATCGAAACCCTGATCCAAGGCTTTCCTTTTTAGATCATTTGAAACGCACAATACTTTTGATGCCTGGCGCATAATCCGCTTCCGAGTAAGCGCATACCTTGCAGCTACAGGTTTACCGGTCTTCAACAGTTGGCTTGGTTTCACCGTGACATCTCGACCGTGTAGAGTCACGACGAGCGGAACGGAAATCGCCTTAGCGGCGGGTAGTGCAAGCATTCCATCCGGTCCAAAATGGGCATGAATAAGCCTCGCGCCAACATCACGAAGCAAACCCGTAAACGCGGTTGAATGCCCTGTGGACGAAAAGATCCTATCCTGAATTTTAGATTGATAACTCTGTAATGAAAATGACTTTACGTCCATAACCGGATCTTTAATCCTAAATCTGGAAACATAGATTGGATTGTGACGCGTCATTGCGCCTGCTTGAGACTGGATAAAAGTTTCCGAAAGTGCAAAGAAATTTTGTCGGAATAAAACTATGTTATCGTCCACCGCGGAATTCCGTATCTTTCGTCGAAAGTTAGGTCAGGTATCACATTTTCAGAATTTCCAGTTAACCTATTATATTTTCCAATTGCATGAAACAGCACCCCATGACGCTGAGTAACTTCGCTATCAGTGGGAACAAGTTGGAATTGCTGGGTCCCTCTGGCGAGACGTCTCCGAAGCCTCGTATCCGAAGACAACTGCCGCATCACGCTTGCGAGAGATTCACGATCCCTTGCGATAAAATGTAATCCATTTTTGTCATGATAAACCCATTCAGTTGGCCCCCCCTCATTAGCCACGATTGTCGGCTTACCGGCGGCAAGATATTGTAAAACGTTTTGACCCAGCGGTTCAGGTCGAATTGACGCCTGAACGCAAATGTCCGCGGCAGCGATGACCTCTTTGACATTGCTAACGTGCCCCAAGAAATCCACATTGCCTTCTATGCCCAATTTAGTGACAAGACATTTCAGTTCTTCGTAGAATTCACCATGGCCGAATGCAGGAGCTCCAGCAAGCCTAAGTCGTACCTTTGTCCCTTTAAACACGTCGGCAAACGCTTCAATTAACAAGCGCTGACCTTTCCACGGGTCGATCCGCGCCACCATGGCAATTGATTCGACGCGGTCATTTATCAGACTTTGGCTCATCCGGGCATCTATGCCAGCAGGGCTCGGAATTACCGTGACTACTGCACCCTTTCCACTCCATTTGACGGCAGACTCCATGGTGGACCTTGAGTTTCCGATAATTGCGTTGGCACGCGGCAATACGAGACGTCTAAATAACAACAGACCAATTCGGCCAAGGCTTGGTTCGTCCACCATGTCACGAAGATGCACCACAAGCGGCTTTCTCGTACCAACACATGCCAATGCGCCATAGAGCCCCGAGCGACTTGTGTTCGCATGGACTACTGCAGCGTCCCGAAATGATGCAGAAAAGCGAAGTGCAAATGCTTGTCCAACAACACCGGCTCCAAATCTAGCGAGGCCAACTATACTGGCGTTGCTGGCACCAAACATTTGCCTTGGTCCAATTTCCTCGATTTTTGCACCCCCGGATATACCTTCGTTGAAGGCATCATTCTCAATTCCGGCGGCACCTTTCGGCACTGCAATAATTGGGTTCCAGGTCTTAGCTCGGCTGGCTATGCGCCGAAGCGCAATCTCTGCACCGCCTGCGGCACGAGTATGATCCAAATGAAGAACGCTGAAGCGTTCCCGGTTGATCAGGTCGAAATCAACGGTTGTCGGCGCACTACTTTGCATCTATCGGTCGCTTTCTCGCAGCAACTGCGGCTAGCCGGGCACAAACTGCGTTTAGCGAACCCTCAATCGTGAGTTTCTTGGCGTTGGTCCACACATGAGAGGCCACCTTTTGCCTCAACTCCTGGTCATTGGCCAGATCTCCTGTCGCTTGGACCCATCCGGCAGAGTCCACGGGATCAAGTACAAAGCGGTCGCGTAGTTCTGGATCTGTAAAAAGCAGCGGTGCCGCACCGAATGCCTTCGAAAGAACCATCGGAATACCGTAAGTAGCCGCTTCTACTGCGCTGCGTCCAAATGCTTCACGGAACGAAGTACCCAGGTAGATTCCTGCCCCGTTCCACAGTGTAAGCGGATCGACCCATCCACCAAACGTTACGTTTTGGGGTGCCATGGTTTCTAGGTCTGCTCGCATCTCTCCGTCGCCATACATTCTGCCCGGCAATTCCAAGTCTCGCAAAACATTCAAGAATAACTGGGGGTTTTTGTCGACCGACATACGAGCAGCCCACACTATATTCGTATTCGAGGCAACGACGTTATGTTCGTTCTGAAGGCCAACGTCTGCTATGCCGGCAGGGACAATGACTGCTGAAGGCCATGCGATATCATCCCGGAGAACAGTTGTAGTGGACCAAACTTCGTCCATACGGCCTAGCGCACAGCGCTCAAGGAAACGCCATAGGAGGCGCTTTGCTTCATTAGCCTCCCCCTTCTGTGGCCAGGCAGCACCACGTACGAATGCAACGCGAATCTGCTTTCGCCAAGGTCTCATGAGCGCGAGCATCATGTCGGTTTGCGGAATCATGGAAATCAACGCATCGGCTGTCTGGACATCTGGATGGCTCACCAATTTTTTGTAAAGTTTCACGAGGCCGCGAAGGCCCCCTCGCCTAATGACTCGAACCTCAACTCCCTCTGGCAATTCTTCCGGTTCCAGGTCTCCGCGTGTGAGGATGAGGGCAGACCAGTCTAGACCCCTCATACGTGCCGATTCGACTAATTGACAAGTGGACCTGAATACACCTCCCTTTGTCACCAAGGGACCCGAAATTATCATCACTTTCATGTCTGGCGAGGCCGAATTACCGCTGGGCATGCTCATCATTTCCTTCTAGTGTTTGGATGGTTGCGCTTCGGCCCGTCCAGGACACGAGTTTTTTCCTGAAAACAGCAGCGTCGAATATTTTCGCATGTTCTCGGATTGCATTCCGGTCCAACGAAGCGGCCGTTTGCAGAGCATGTTGCAAAGACTGAGTATCCTTCGATTTCAGGTGGACGCCACTAATTCCGTCAGCTACAGTTTCCAGAACACCGCCCTCGTTTCCACAAATCACCGGCGTTCCAACTGCCATAGCTTCAACTGGCATGATTCCGAAATCTTCAACAGCCATAAAAACGTATGCCAACGCACGCTCGTAGAGCGCATACAAGAGTTGATCTGACGGTCTTTGGACAAAATAGACCGGAATCGATGATTTTTCTCCCCTTGCCCGTAGGGCTTCTTCTTGGGGGCCGCCACCCGCAATCACCGCTGGGATGTCCGAGGCCTCCGCGATGCTGATCGCCATCTCGAGGCGCTTGTAAGGAACGAACCGCGACGCTGAAAGTACAAATTCTTCCGGCAGTTTTCTGAGTACATCAGCGTCGCCCGGACCCAAGGCGTCGGACCAACGGCTCACACATTGGATGGCACTCACAGAAACCGGCGGGTAGATGATATCCGCGTCCTGATTCCATGTCCGTCGAATACGTTCCCTGACAAATGAACTGTTGGCGGCAAAGTGGGCGCCCTCAGACGCTCTTTTGCGATCGATAGGTTTGAGCACGTTGGCTAGGCCTCTAATTATTGCCGAGTTACCCCGTGCGTCTAGTTCGGGTTCCCAGATGTACCTAGCCGGTGTATGTACATAAACGAATTTCTCATAGTCTTTCCTAACGTCACGGAACGCAACATGATGTGCGAACAGATGAGAACTAACAAGTGACCAATCCGCCTCACCAATTAATTGCCGGCGCCAGGTTGGAAGCATCAATGGCATAGCTAAGGCCTTATTCGACCTAAGGGGCGTTCGACTCAGCCAAGTCTCTGAAACTCTGGACGGGTCAATCTCCGAATGCCCGTCACTCCAGAGCGTCAAAATCCTCGCATCTGAATACGTTGCAGCCATTTCGCGGACGACTTTTTCTGCACCGCCGGTAGGTTCTAGCCACTCGTGTACAATAAGACCGCTCAAGGCTCTCCAATCTTCAGCAATTAATTTTGAGACCAAATATATCCACTAATTCATGTCGAGATTTGAACTATCATTCAATTCAATTGTGATAAGCATCACAATGAGGGTAACTGGCGCGACGGGACATGAACCTAACACTGTAAGAGGCTAAGGCGCAGGGCACCGGGTGGCGATCACTTCTCGCTCGGTCGATGACTTTGTGCGAATTAACACTGTCTAGCATGAGTTGGATAACCCAAGAGTACCCGGACTTAACCAACGGAAGATTCGTCAAATTTAGCTAGGAGGGCCTTACTGGAAGTTCGGGGGAACTGGCTTTTTTGTCGAACCGTAATCTACGTCAATAAACTTCTAGAATATATCTTCCCGATTCGGAATAATTGCCAAGCTACAGAAGGGCCAAATGTCAGCCCTCAAGCCCGCCTTTTAGTGCCCAATGTCAAGTTAAACTAATTCTGCGCGCAATGTAAGTGATGCTGGTGCATCTCGGCATATAGTCAAGTGTAGGATTACGTTCGTGCAAGGACTCATCCATCGAGCCATGCTTCACTATACCGCTCTTACTTTTACATGGGGGAAGCTGGACTTGGAACTACGGGACTACCTGCTCATCTTACGGCGCAGCTGGATAACGATTGTTGCCCTTACGCTAGCCGGTTTGCTGATTGGGGGGCTGGCTTCAATACTCACTAAACCCGTCTATTCGGCGGGTACGCAGCTCTTTGTAGCAACACAGAACTCTGGATCTGTGCAAGACCTGCAAACAGGCAACAGTTTCATTCAGGCCAGAGTTTCCTCTTACGTGAAGACAGCTACGACTCCCACAGTGCTGCAGCCCGTGATCGACACATTGGGACTGACTGAGACACCGCAAAAACTGGCCTCAAGAGTGTCGGCGTCTTCGGATTTGAAAACAGTTCTCATTAATATTTCTGTTGAGGACAGCTCGCCTGTGCAGGCCGCAGCGATCGCTCAGGGCGTGGCAAATAGCCTCATTAAGGCGGTGGACAATCTGGAAACGCCAACGGCCGGAGGGGTCTCCCCGGTCCGTGTTTCCGTCGTGACCCCTGCAATTGCGCCAGTCTCACCCTCTGCACCCAATACCAAGATCAACTTGGCTTTGGGCTTGATTGTCGGTCTTGCCCTTGGAATAGCAGCAGCTCTACTTCGAGCCACTTTGGACACTCGGGTACGAACCGAGCGGGATTTGACGCAGATAACGCAAGCGCCTGTGCTCGGAGGAATTGTATTTGACCCTGATGCGGCGAAGGATCCGTTGGTAAGCGCCGCTTCGATACACAGTCAACGTTCAGAGTCGTTCCGACAACTGAGAACTAATCTCCAGTTCGCGCATGTCAGCCACAAAAGCAAGACGGTTCTGGTCACTTCGTCGCTACCCGGTGAAGGTAAGAGCACAACAGCGACCAACCTCGCCATCTCCATGGCCGAATCCGGTCAGTCAGTTGCTCTCGTTGACGCTGATCTCCGCCGTCCGATGGTTGCTACCTATTTGGGACTGGAAAGCCAAGCGGGCCTCACAACGGCACTCATTGGCCAAGCAGATGTCCAAGATCTCATGCAGCCCTGGGGGCAGAATGAACTTCATGTCCTGACAGCGGGCAGGATCCCTCCCAATCCCAGCGAGCTGCTTGGCTCCACTGAAATGAAGCAACTGATCCTTCGGCTTGAGAAGGCATTTGACTCAGTTGTCATCGATGCCCCTCCTCTGCTGCCGGTCACAGACGCGGCAGTTCTGGCGCAACAAGTTGGCGGCGTAGTTCTGGTAGTTGGTTGCCACACCGCAAAGAGGCCTCAAGTGGAGAAGGCAATTGCGACTCTCGAACTCGTGAATGCAGACGTGCTCGGCGTAGTTCTCAACCGGCTGCCGACCAAGGGGCCAGATGCATATTCGTACAGCTACTATGGCTACGCACCAAAAGACGTAGCTACTCAGCAGCCTCCAAGAAGATCACGTGCAGCCAGCCCGATCGCCGATCCGCCTGCCGAAGACGCTTTTGATGATATTTTGCGCGGCAGAACGTCGCGACGTGCCTAGCCAGGCAATAAAGCATTGCGTCGTCTCGACACCTCGTTCTTCATCATTGTTAGGATTCACCAGCTAATCATTTCAACCGGGGGAACACTTGAATCACAAGGACTGGCGCAACAATTACGTGCGCCGGATGATGGTTGTTGACGCGGTAGTTGTTATTTGGGCGGTTGTGGGCGCTCACCTTATCCGGTTCGGCCTAGAGGGGGACAACCACGTTGCCGGAACGTCGTATGTCATCATCACCTTTTTGCTGCCCTGTGCCTGGTGGCTGATGCTGGACGGCTGGGGTAGCCGGCAACCACGAATCATGGGCTCTGGCCCCGACGAGTACAAGCGGGTTTTTGCAGCCAGTTTGTGGCTTTTCGGCGGACTCGCCATTGTTTCTTATGCTTTTCAGATGGATTTGGCACGTGGATACGTGGGAATTGCATTCCCTGTCGGAGCATTCGGTCTCATAGCGGGACGGTGGGTTCTTCGCCAGCACTTGGGCATGGCAAGGGCTAAAGGAGGGAGTACATTCAGCATCCTAATCGTGGGCGGCCCGCAGGCGGTGGGACATTTAGTTTCGGCCCTTCGACGTTTTCCTCAGGCGGGCTACTCCCCCGTGGCCGCCTACCTTCAGGGAAAAGTCGCATCTGAATTGGAGGAAGTGCTCGGACTTCCCATACATGGAGGAGATCCTACTGCGGCCGACATTCTCGAGGCAGTTCGTGAATGCGGTGCGGATGCCGTTGCCCTGTCCGCCGGAGTGCACCTTTCACCTACGACCATTAGACAATTGGGCTGGGAGCTTGCCGCTGCAGACATTGGCCTAATTGTTGCCCCCGCACTGACGGATATTGCTGGACCACGGATTCATACACAGCAAGTAGCAGGCCTGCCTCTTATCCACGTTACGACGCCAAAACTTGAAGGCGGAAAGCGCGTCGCCAAACGCCTCTTCGACGTATTGTCGGCTGGCACCCTTCTCCTCCTTTTTTCCCCTCTTATGCTATTCATCGCACTACTAATCAAGATGGACAGTGAGGGACCTGTTCTTTTCAAGCAAGAACGGATAGGCATTCTGGGCGCCCCATTCATGATGCTGAAGTTCCGGTCCATGGGTGCAGACGCGGAACAACGATTGGCGGCGCTGCAGGAACGAAGCGAAGGGAATGGAGTGCTCTTCAAGTTGAAAGCAGACCCGCGAGTAACCCGAGTGGGTGCGGTTCTGCGTCGCTACAGCCTAGATGAGTTGCCGCAACTGATGAACGCTTTTGCCGGTTCGATGAGTCTGGTGGGTCCACGGCCTCCGCTTACAACCGAAGTGGACGCATACGAAGAGCATGTTCGCCGCCGGCTCCTGGTCAAGCCCGGGTTGACCGGCCTCTGGCAAGTTAGCGGCAGATCCAACCTGTCATGGCAGGATTCCGTCCGCCTAGACCTCTATTATGTGGAAAATTGGTCCATGACGGCAGACTTGGTCATTCTGTTCCGAACGCTCCGAGCAGTCCTCAAGCGCGATGGCGCCTACTAACAACTTTTCAACTAACTTGACTCCGAAGAAGGCAGTGACATGCAAATATCTGTAATTGGTTGTGGCTACCTCGGCGCCGTCCACGCGGCTTGTATGGCCAAACTTGGCCATGATGTGGTGGGAATCGATGTTGACGAAAAGAAAATCGCCGACTTGGCGGCTGGAAAGGCTCCCTTCTTTGAACCAGGACTGGAAGAACTATTACTTGAAGTTCAGGCAACAGGCAGGCTGACGTTCACTACCGATATGTCTGCTGCACAGGGCCGCGCTGTTCATTTTGTTTGTGTTGGTACTCCCCAGAAGAAGGGTGAGAATGCCGCTGACATGAGCTACGTTGATGCCGCAACCCATGCATTGGTGCCTTACCTATCTGCAGGGGATGTAGTGGTTGGCAAATCAACTGTTCCGGTTGGAACTGCCGCACGTCTGGCCGAATTGGTCCTGCAACAACAGCCGGAAGCCCA includes:
- a CDS encoding polysaccharide biosynthesis tyrosine autokinase, whose amino-acid sequence is MQGLIHRAMLHYTALTFTWGKLDLELRDYLLILRRSWITIVALTLAGLLIGGLASILTKPVYSAGTQLFVATQNSGSVQDLQTGNSFIQARVSSYVKTATTPTVLQPVIDTLGLTETPQKLASRVSASSDLKTVLINISVEDSSPVQAAAIAQGVANSLIKAVDNLETPTAGGVSPVRVSVVTPAIAPVSPSAPNTKINLALGLIVGLALGIAAALLRATLDTRVRTERDLTQITQAPVLGGIVFDPDAAKDPLVSAASIHSQRSESFRQLRTNLQFAHVSHKSKTVLVTSSLPGEGKSTTATNLAISMAESGQSVALVDADLRRPMVATYLGLESQAGLTTALIGQADVQDLMQPWGQNELHVLTAGRIPPNPSELLGSTEMKQLILRLEKAFDSVVIDAPPLLPVTDAAVLAQQVGGVVLVVGCHTAKRPQVEKAIATLELVNADVLGVVLNRLPTKGPDAYSYSYYGYAPKDVATQQPPRRSRAASPIADPPAEDAFDDILRGRTSRRA
- a CDS encoding glycosyltransferase, which produces MLKPIDRKRASEGAHFAANSSFVRERIRRTWNQDADIIYPPVSVSAIQCVSRWSDALGPGDADVLRKLPEEFVLSASRFVPYKRLEMAISIAEASDIPAVIAGGGPQEEALRARGEKSSIPVYFVQRPSDQLLYALYERALAYVFMAVEDFGIMPVEAMAVGTPVICGNEGGVLETVADGISGVHLKSKDTQSLQHALQTAASLDRNAIREHAKIFDAAVFRKKLVSWTGRSATIQTLEGNDEHAQR
- a CDS encoding sugar transferase yields the protein MMVVDAVVVIWAVVGAHLIRFGLEGDNHVAGTSYVIITFLLPCAWWLMLDGWGSRQPRIMGSGPDEYKRVFAASLWLFGGLAIVSYAFQMDLARGYVGIAFPVGAFGLIAGRWVLRQHLGMARAKGGSTFSILIVGGPQAVGHLVSALRRFPQAGYSPVAAYLQGKVASELEEVLGLPIHGGDPTAADILEAVRECGADAVALSAGVHLSPTTIRQLGWELAAADIGLIVAPALTDIAGPRIHTQQVAGLPLIHVTTPKLEGGKRVAKRLFDVLSAGTLLLLFSPLMLFIALLIKMDSEGPVLFKQERIGILGAPFMMLKFRSMGADAEQRLAALQERSEGNGVLFKLKADPRVTRVGAVLRRYSLDELPQLMNAFAGSMSLVGPRPPLTTEVDAYEEHVRRRLLVKPGLTGLWQVSGRSNLSWQDSVRLDLYYVENWSMTADLVILFRTLRAVLKRDGAY